A single Lactuca sativa cultivar Salinas chromosome 8, Lsat_Salinas_v11, whole genome shotgun sequence DNA region contains:
- the LOC111885760 gene encoding NADH dehydrogenase [ubiquinone] 1 alpha subcomplex subunit 1, with the protein MGRFQWMEALLPLGIIAGMLCIAGNVQYTIHKAAHGRPKHIGNDLWDVAMERRDKKIVDEKLSPASN; encoded by the exons ATGGGTAGATTTCAATGGATGGAAGCGTTGCTGCCATTAGGGATCATCGCCGGTATGCTTTGTATCGCCGGAAATGTTCAGTATACCATCCACAAAGCCGCTCATGGCCGT CCGAAGCACATCGGTAATGATTTGTGGGATGTGGCCATGGAAAGACGGGACAAGAAGATTGTCGACGAAAAACTTTCTCCTGCTAGCAACTAA